GAAAATGGGAAACCCAGGGCGCAGAGTCGGGCTTCTCTTACCAGTGGCGCAGGAGCAGTTGGGGTCCATTTCGAGCCGCGGTGAGGCTGGAGATCTTAGCGAGAAATCGAGAGACAGCAAGGCGCACGTGGACGGCGTGGTGGAGCGCCACAGCCTGGGGCTGCTTTTCTATTCAGGGAAGGGGGCCGGGCGCAGAGGCCCTGCCTCGCGCTTGCACCCGCCCTGCTGGGTTCGCGCCGCCTGCGGTACTAGACTGGGCTGTGCGCAGCGGAAGGGCCGGGGGCACCATCTTCTGAGCTCCGCTGGGGAAGCGCCGCGGCACCGCCCCTTTGGAGCCAGTTCGCGCAGAGGGGCTGTGCGCCCGGCGGTACGCCCTGTCCCCGAGGTCCTGGCCGCCTTTCCCAGTTTCCTCGAAGTTGCCTTCCACCCTCCTCCCCGCGGGTTCCGGGACGCCAGCCTTGGCGACGGGAGCgtctccaccccacccctcgcCCCGCCGTTTTCAGCTGGGCCTGTCCCGGAGTCCGGGTGCAGCCCTCCTGCTCCCGTCCCGGGATCGTCTGAGTGCGGGGCGGGGAGCCTGCGGTAGCGAGCGAGTTGTGTGCAGAGCACCCGCCACCGATGTGGCTTTCGTTTCTCCTCGTACCCCCGCCTTGCCTGTCCCTGTCCACACCGCGGTCCCTCTGACCCGCTCCTCCGTACACAGCAAGACGGGGAACACGGGTCGGCCTCTCTCTTCCGTCCATTCTCCTCGCCTGAGAGGATGTGTGGGCACATTTGTCCAGGTCCTCCTTTGCAGATAAGTCTCCATGCTCCCCACAGCCTAGCCGGCCACCCCCACTGCTGGCTGGCAGTTCTGGACATGTGAGATGTCCCCAAAGACAGATGACTTCAGATGACATGCAGACCCTgctttaaattaaaaagcaaggtgGGGAAGGTGGTGGAAagctgtagtcctacctacttaggaggctgaggcgggaggatcacttgagtcgaGGAGTTCGAGTCCTGCCTAGTCCATATAGCGAgtcactgtctctaaaaaaaaaaaaaaaaaaaaaaaaaaaaaaaaaaaaagcaagacatcCAGTTATTTCTCTTCAATATACCTGACTATTGCATGACATTGAGTCTACACCAGTCCCTTTTTAATCACTTTCATTCTTTGAATCCTCACAGCAATTCTAAAGGGAAATACTAATTATGAACCCGTTTTGCTAATCATGGGACTGCACAGAAAAGAGTAACTGGCTGGTCGTCACAGAGGTAAACAGTTGTGCACTGATTTAAATCCAGCCAGCCTCTTAACGGAAAGTGTCCATGATCAAGTCTTCCTTTAGCCCAAGTATGTCATCAACACTTCTCTATtgctggaaattttttaaaaaacaggggctggcccagtggctcacacctgtaatcccacacttagGAAGGCCGAGGCTgatggatcactgaggtcaggagttggagaccagcctggctaacatggctaaaccctgtttccactaaaaatacaaaaattattctggtttggtggcagtcgcctgtaatcccaactgctcaggaggttgaggcaggaaaatcacttgaaccagggaggcagagtttgcagcttGGGCCATTTCACTGCAGCTGGGCGAagaaggtgaaactctgtctcaaaaaatagagatgaaaaacCCCCAAATAAACAACAGGAAGCTACCAGCTCTATGATGGACAGTGGCAAAAGCGATCCATAagtgtaatacacacacacacacacacacacatatattaatttGGGGCTATCTTCCATGTGTGGGACAAGATTGATTTTCGCTTCCTCTGATAGAAGAGtttgattttcataaaatatatgtgtgaaaGTATTAATCATTTCAGTGTAAAATGTTAACTAAAAAATGACGCAAGTGGTAACAGAAAGGGCAGTCATTCTTCTGTATCTGACATGAAGCACAGAATCTTGCTCATAGCTTTATAACGCTAGTGTTGATTACAATATTATGGGAACACTGAATGGCTCTCTTTGGACCACAGGACATGTTCTCATGTGGCAGATGAGAATAACAGGATACGCAGCTGAGCACTCCAGGCCTTTgtgtgcaaataaataaatatcccctATGAGCCATAAAATGATCAAAAAAAACAATAGCTAATATTATAGACCCCACACCACTCACACCATTCTAAGTTGCTTGTAGGCATTAAGTTCTGGGCTGGGCTATGTGCTGCACAAGGGCCAGAGGACCCCTTTGGCGCCGGTTCACGCAGGAGGGGCTGTGTGCCTGAGTCCCTGAGGTCGCGGCAGCCTTTCCCAGTTTCCTTGAAGTTGCCTTCCATCCACCTCCCTGCGCGTTCTGGGATACCAGCCTTGGCTTCACAGGCGTCTCCTTTATACCTCCATAATACAGAGGTTAGTATTATGCCCCTTGTGCGGTGGAGGAGACTGAGCCATAGACAGGTTGTGCCATGCAGCTAAAAGTAACAGAGGTGGGATTTGCACTCATGCATGCTGACGGCAGCATCATACACTCACCCACCACCCTCTGCCACCAAGTTACATGAAGGATAAGGACGTGGAAAACCTAGCACAGGGGCAGCAATAGGAGGTGCACTCTGTGGACAGGAATGTCCCCCTGTATAGCCCTGTAACATCTCTGGGTTTCAGTTCTCATCTGTCAAGCCAAGAGCAACATTCGTTCATGCCAAAGAGTCTTTGTGTCTTTGAACTGAGATAGGCAAGATTTAGCATCCAGTGGCATCATAATCTACCAGCCGTGGCCAGGGCCACAGGCCAGGTGTAGCATAGGTTCATTCGTCACTTGACTTCTGAGCTGTGTGACACTGGGTAGGTTACTTAACTAATCTGGAAGACAACATAAGCACTCCGGGCCCTGCATATTTGCTGTCCCAGTCTTGAGGCCTGTGGCTCTCATTCCGGAAGTCGTGTGATCAGATGATATGAAGGATGGGAACAGATTTTATGTCTGCTCAAATGTAGGGGCAGCATCTTATTGAAAAGCACTTTCCGCAGAAGGTCGTCCACACTGCTGGCAGGGTCAGCCAGGTTGCAGTCCCATTCCTAGCATCCAATTCACAGCAGTGCTTTTAAACCCATAAGGTTTCTCTTAGCTTTGGGATTTAACAGGCTTCATTCTCTAAAAAAGGCAGTATAGAGAGAATGATCATCATTGCTACTATTTATTAAACCCTAGCCAGGGGCCAGATTATGCTGTCATGTAATCCCTGCTTTGAGATATAATCTGGTTTCTACAAATAAGGAactggaggctcagagagttgCAGTGATGCACTCAGGCCACACAGCCAGTACATGGTGAGGTGGGCTATGAACCAGGACTGCCTGACCCCAAAACCCGTGGCCTAGGTGCAAGCTGCCTTCTGAAATCTCATCTTCACAGGGAAGCAGTGGGCAAGCGTGGTCCTGACCTCCAGGACAGAAGGATCATCTTCCTCTTTGATTGAACATCAAATAGCGTTCCCTCCACATAGCCAGGGAAACTGACTGTTGGTTTTAATTACAAGTCAGCCAGGGCCTTACTCCTTCCTactgagcaccaccacaccctccaAACTGCAGAATCCGCCGTCATTTCTGCATGAGCAGGCGTGAAGCATTTCATGTGGAACCCATGATCACACACACTTCATTTTGCCAGGGACATGCTGGGCATGTCCTTCCATATTCCCAGTCACTTTACTGGTTGGAAGTAGTCAAGGGCTGAAATTTGAAAGAAGGGCAAATTCAGCCTGAGTTTGGGAGGAATTTCCAAAGATTCAGAGCCCAGTCACAACAGGGAGCTCTCAGGGGTCAGCGAGTGTCCTGTCAGTGACACTGGGCAGACCAAGCCTGATGGTTCCTTGTGGGGATGTGCTGGGCAGTGCTGCTCAAGGTGTGAGAgccacacactggggccagtttgctgtttcctttcttttcttgttttgagacagggtctcagttgcccaggctggactgtagtggcacaatcgtggtgtaccacaacctccgcctccggggttcaggcaactcttatgcctcagtctcccgagtggctggggttacagatgcatgccatcatgccctattaatttttgtatttttagtagagatgaggtttcatcatgttggccagactggtcttaaactgctggcctcaagttatccacctaccttggcctcccaaagcgctgggtttataggcctgagccaccatgcctggtctggtttgttgTTTCTGGGCCACAGTGCACATCATCATATGTTCAAAGTTTGTACAACtttcattttcctatttctttatgGATTTATTGAACTGCTTTCCTGTTGGATCTAAAAAATGGGTTTTGTATGTGGTGTTTTATCTCATTATCTCTACGATTGATACTATTACATTTACCAAGGTTTAAGTCTGTGATGGGTAGGAAGTAAAAACTGTCCTTCACCAAAGTGTTTGAAAAGCCCCATTGTGCTAGCCTGTTTGCATTGCTCTAATGGAAtccctgagactaggtaatttataaagaaaagaagtttgttttgatttctgcttctgcaggctgtgcagagTGTGGTGCAGGCATCTGCCTCTGATGAGGGCCGCAGGAAGCCTGCAATCCTGGCAGAAGACCAAGGGGGAGCAGGTACATCACATGGAGAgacagggagcaagagagagaaggggacgGTGCCTGGCTCTTTTAAACAGCCAGCTCTGGAGTGACCTACCAGAGGAAGAACTCACTCTTCACCAtgggatggcaccaagccattcttTAGGGATCTGTCCTCACGACCCCAAAAGCTCCCACTTGGCCTCACCTGCAATATTGgaagtcacatttcaacatgagatacGGCAGTGACAAAACATCAAAAGCCTAGCACCCTTGTAGGATTCAAGGAACTGAGGAGTTGAGTACCAGCACTGTAGCCACTTTTAAGCCTCAAATCCAATGTGGAGCTGAGGCTGGgcaggaaaatcagaaaataaaaatgagggaTGCAGTTTCTGTGCTACATTTGGCATGAGACTGGAAGCGATCATGTGTGGTCCCCACCCATATTGTATGCACAGtgcaatcccattttacagaagtgtAAACTCAGTGAGGTAACCTTACTGGCCTGAAAGTGTTCACATTATTAGTGGCTCACATTTCCATCCAGAGCCTGGTATCTAAACATGTGGTTTAACCCCCACCCAAGTCCACTTTTTTCCAAGACACACAAAGAAGACCATAGTAAGATTCAAGTCAAAATCGTTTTATTGTCATTCACATATTTAATATCAAAAGACATGCAGCAAATGGCTAGGGGTTGTATGTAAAAAAACTTCCAGGTTGTGCAGGTTGCTCTATTTACATCTGGGAGCAGAGCTCTTCCCACATCAGGCACAGCAGCTGCACTTCTCCGACGCCCCTTTGCAGATGCAGCCCTGGGCACACTTGGCACAGCCCATGGGGCAGCAGGAACAGCAGCCTGGGGAAGAAGGGGAGCGTGAGAAGTGGCAGTAGACTGGACCAGGCACCTCCCTGCCCCAGTAGCAAGCCTGGCTCGAGCTCAGAACCCAGACCCAGAGGATGCTTTTTTCGACTGCCACAGCTCTGTTCTGAAACCAGAGATGGTACAGTTGGGGTTTGTGTCCCAAGAGAAAAATGCTGTCCTGCTCCATCTGAACTCAGGGCAGAAAGCCTGGAGAGGGAATGACACAGCCAACTGGGGCAAAGGAAGGCCAGTTCCGCAGAAGCAAGCACTCAGTGTCAGCCTTGGGTTCCCTCCCAACCTTAGCCACAGCCCCAGATTCCTGGAGATGGCCCCGCACTCACTCTTCTTGCAGGAGGTGCATTTGCACTCTTTGCACTTGCAGGAGCCGGTGCACGTGCAGGAGCCACctgcaaggaagagaaaaagccagCGAGTGGTGAGTGAGATGCAGAAGATACAGCAGTGGGTCTATGAGTGTCCAGTTCCCCCTTCTCTGTGCAGGGCCAGCCCTCAGAGCTCCTTTCCCACTGAGCAGAGGAAGAGAAGCCCCATCTCCTCTCCTTTCATGTTGGGAA
The genomic region above belongs to Chlorocebus sabaeus isolate Y175 chromosome 5, mChlSab1.0.hap1, whole genome shotgun sequence and contains:
- the LOC119618201 gene encoding metallothionein-1A, giving the protein MDPDCSCAAGGSCTCTGSCKCKECKCTSCKKSCCSCCPMGCAKCAQGCICKGASEKCSCCA